From the Lysobacterales bacterium genome, one window contains:
- a CDS encoding OmpH family outer membrane protein has translation MADCTAPKFRRCAGLILAGAFLLLSAATAVAQSARIGYVDMKRLIDNAPQVLDTRRKLESEFSPRNKALESEQTRLVELEARDRRDSAILPKAAADSLKREIDALRKSIERTRKRLAEEFKARGDEEFNRQWPRIEAAVIAHARENQLDLVVQAPVMYASAQIDITDAVLARLKRDAAATPER, from the coding sequence ATGGCCGACTGCACCGCGCCAAAGTTCCGCCGCTGCGCCGGCCTGATTCTTGCCGGCGCATTCTTGCTGTTGTCTGCCGCGACCGCGGTCGCGCAATCGGCGCGCATCGGCTATGTCGACATGAAGCGCCTGATCGACAACGCGCCCCAGGTCCTCGACACGCGACGCAAGCTGGAAAGCGAATTCAGCCCGCGCAACAAGGCCCTCGAATCCGAGCAGACGCGACTGGTCGAGCTCGAGGCACGCGATCGTCGCGATTCCGCGATCCTGCCGAAGGCCGCGGCCGATTCGCTGAAACGCGAGATCGATGCCTTGCGCAAGTCGATCGAACGCACACGCAAGCGTCTTGCCGAGGAATTCAAGGCGCGCGGCGACGAAGAATTCAATCGCCAATGGCCGCGCATCGAAGCAGCGGTGATCGCCCATGCACGCGAAAACCAGCTGGATCTGGTGGTGCAGGCGCCGGTGATGTACGCCAGCGCACAAATCGACATCACCGATGCGGTGCTCGCGCGACTGAAACGCGACGCCGCGGCCACGCCCGAGCGTTGA
- the lpxD gene encoding UDP-3-O-(3-hydroxymyristoyl)glucosamine N-acyltransferase codes for MYALADIANRFGLELRGDATAGIVGVNTLAEAGPDQIGFLANPAYRAQLATTRAAAVVLSDKDAHAATGSVLVSRNPYADFARITALFERREPVTPGIHPSAVVAGDAVIDPNAQVAAHCVIGARSRIAAGAVLGPACVIGEDCVIGPEARLVARVTLVVRVRIGARVLIHPGAVLGADGFGLAFDQGAWLKVPQLGGVVVGDDCEIGANTTIDRGALGDTVLEEDVRLDNQIQIGHNVRIGAHTAIAGCAAIAGSTRVGRHCLIAGGAGIIGHLDIADRVTVGAMSLVTHDLREPGEYVSGTPIQPKREWRRNAARFGQLDQLARRVRKLLGEGNDE; via the coding sequence ATGTACGCGCTCGCCGACATCGCGAACCGGTTCGGTCTCGAACTTCGCGGCGACGCGACGGCCGGCATCGTCGGCGTGAACACGCTCGCCGAAGCCGGCCCGGACCAGATCGGTTTCCTCGCCAATCCGGCCTACCGCGCGCAACTGGCGACCACCCGCGCGGCTGCCGTGGTCCTGTCCGACAAGGACGCGCACGCCGCCACCGGCAGCGTGCTCGTGAGTCGCAATCCCTATGCCGATTTCGCCCGGATTACCGCGCTGTTCGAGCGCCGCGAGCCAGTGACGCCGGGTATCCACCCGAGCGCCGTGGTCGCCGGCGACGCCGTGATCGACCCGAACGCGCAGGTCGCTGCGCATTGCGTCATCGGTGCGCGCAGCCGCATCGCGGCGGGCGCGGTCCTCGGTCCGGCATGCGTGATCGGGGAAGACTGCGTCATCGGGCCGGAGGCCCGGCTGGTGGCGCGCGTGACCCTGGTCGTGCGCGTCCGCATCGGTGCCCGCGTGCTGATCCATCCCGGTGCCGTGCTCGGCGCCGACGGCTTCGGCCTTGCCTTTGATCAAGGCGCCTGGCTCAAGGTGCCACAACTCGGCGGCGTCGTCGTCGGCGACGACTGCGAGATCGGCGCGAACACCACCATCGACCGCGGCGCGCTCGGCGACACCGTGCTCGAGGAGGACGTGCGCCTCGACAACCAGATCCAGATCGGCCACAACGTCCGTATCGGCGCGCACACGGCCATTGCCGGCTGTGCCGCGATCGCAGGCAGCACCCGAGTCGGCCGCCACTGCCTGATCGCCGGCGGTGCCGGTATCATCGGCCATCTGGACATCGCCGACCGCGTGACGGTCGGCGCCATGAGTCTGGTCACGCACGACCTGCGCGAACCCGGCGAATATGTCTCCGGCACACCGATCCAGCCGAAACGCGAATGGCGCAGGAATGCAGCGCGTTTCGGCCAACTCGATCAACTCGCACGCCGCGTGCGCAAACTCCTTGGGGAAGGGAACGATGAATGA
- the fabZ gene encoding 3-hydroxyacyl-ACP dehydratase FabZ, with product MNDLSGGVKLPIEVTEIMAMLPHRYPFLLVDRVIEFEPNKRVLAIKNVTVNEPCFTGHFPGHPVMPGVLVIEAMAQASGILTQLSNGFERRENQLYYLVRVDKARFTRTVVPGDQLKLEVMQKRLIRRMGLYECRALVGDQEVASAEILCAAPESSA from the coding sequence ATGAATGACCTGTCCGGCGGCGTGAAGCTGCCGATCGAAGTCACCGAGATCATGGCGATGCTGCCGCACCGCTATCCGTTCCTGCTGGTCGACCGCGTGATCGAGTTCGAGCCGAACAAGCGCGTGCTCGCGATCAAGAACGTCACCGTGAACGAACCCTGTTTCACCGGACATTTCCCCGGGCATCCGGTCATGCCCGGCGTCCTCGTGATCGAGGCCATGGCGCAGGCCTCCGGCATCCTGACCCAGCTCTCGAACGGCTTCGAGCGCAGGGAGAACCAGCTCTACTATTTGGTGCGCGTCGACAAGGCACGGTTCACCCGCACCGTGGTGCCGGGCGACCAGTTGAAACTCGAAGTGATGCAGAAGCGCCTGATCCGCCGCATGGGTCTTTATGAATGCCGCGCTCTGGTCGGCGACCAGGAAGTCGCCAGCGCCGAGATCCTGTGCGCGGCACCGGAATCAAGCGCATGA